One segment of Acidovorax sp. DW039 DNA contains the following:
- a CDS encoding barstar family protein — protein MQTPLRKDLDTPLRGVRPNIVQSIRAFRVQDLQEAASSMGHHFLYANLAHAQSKQDVLDLIAAQFTFPAHFGKNFDALYDCMTDPLHKSGPQPGFIVVLEQIPATAKFDKEAREQLLDIFRDAADYWSDRKIPFRCFYSFL, from the coding sequence ATGCAGACGCCACTTCGTAAAGACCTGGATACGCCGTTGCGCGGCGTCCGTCCCAATATCGTGCAGTCCATCCGTGCCTTCCGTGTGCAGGATCTGCAAGAGGCGGCCAGTTCGATGGGTCACCATTTTCTGTATGCCAATCTGGCCCACGCGCAGTCCAAGCAGGATGTGCTGGACCTGATTGCTGCGCAATTCACATTTCCTGCCCACTTTGGCAAGAACTTTGATGCGTTGTACGACTGCATGACAGATCCACTGCACAAGTCGGGCCCGCAGCCCGGCTTTATCGTGGTGCTGGAGCAGATTCCCGCCACGGCTAAGTTCGACAAGGAAGCACGCGAGCAACTGCTCGACATCTTCCGCGATGCGGCGGACTACTGGAGCGACCGGAAGATTCCCTTCCGCTGTTTCTATTCTTTTCTGTAG